The Mycolicibacterium aurum genome segment GAGTGTCAAGGATCAGCCGAAGCAACTGTCAAGCATCAGCCGAAACACTGTCGCCCATCAACCGAAGACGAAATGTCAGCCATCAACCGACCTAATACAGTCCTGACGTGGGGCGGGCGGGGCTCGAACCCGCGACCAATGGATTATGAGTCCACGGCTCTAACCGACTGAGCTACCGCCCCCGACGCGTGTGCGCGGCCACCATGGTCGCATACGGCCGGTCAGGCGAATATCGTCTGCCCCTGCTCGTCGACCTCGTACCGTTCGGTGCCCTCGGCCACCCGCGGCGCGTCGGCCGCCATCGCCACCGCAATCTTGTTGGCGGCGTTGCGCATCACGTCCAGCGTGAGCTCCAGCATCTGCTTCTCGGAGAAGTGCCTGCGGACACCGTCGACGACATCCTGATCGATGCTGGACGGGGACCAGATCAGCGCGTCGACGTAGCGCAGCGCGGCCTTGTGCGCCTCGGACAAGCCCTGCGCCGACTCGAACTCGGCGATCTGGACGTAGAGCTCCTCGGACCCACCGGCGTCGAGGGCATGCCCCTCACGCAGCGACTTACACAGCCGGCAGTTGTGCGCTTCCGCCCCGCGCAGCCGCACCACCTCCGTGGTCACCGCATCGAGCTCGTGCAGTCGCGCCACCGCGGGCACGAATCCGCCGAGCACCTTCGCGACCGGATCGGCGTCACGGTCGATCTCGACCTCGGCCGTCCAGCCGGGCCTGCCCAGCCCCAGCGCGTCACACCCGGCCCAGACCCGTGGCAGGAAGTCGGCGAGGAAGATGGCGACAACGACGCGGAACGCATCGTCACCCCAGGCTTCCACGAAGCGGGCGCGCTGGTTGTCGCCGATACCCGTGACGTCCACCGCGAACTGCTCGGCAAACGCCACCAGGATCGCTTCCCTGTCTGTCCGCTCGTCCGGCACATCGGCGGGCGGGGGCACCGGCGGCAGCGCCAACGCCCGACCACACGTCAACCGGATCAGGGTGTCGGCCCGCTCGTCACCCGAGGACAACGAGGCGAGACGGGCCAGTCGCTGCGGCAACTCGACAGAGGTCACTTCCGCATTATTGCGCCTGACTGACCGATGACATGAAGAAGTCGGGGATCCGTAGCGACGGCATCTGCGCCCGCGTGGCCCAGTCGCCCCACTCGCGCGGCAAGGTGACCTCGCTGACGCCGGCCTCGGTGGCGCGCCGCACCAGGTCCAGCGGGCTCTCGTTGAACCGGAAGTTGTTCACCGCGGCGGTGACCCGACCGTCTTCCACCAGATACACCCCGTCGCGCGTCAGGCCGGTCAGCAGCAGTACCGACGGATCGACCTCGCGGATGTACCACATCGTCGACAGCAGCAGCCCGCGCTCGGTGCCGGCGATCATGTCCTGCAGGCTGGCCGTTCCGCCGGTCATCAGCAGGTTGTCCGCGCCCATCGCCACCGGGGCATCGAACTCCGCCGCCGCCGCTCTGGAGTAGGCCAGCGCGTTGATGACACCGTCGCGGATCCAGTCCACCCGGTCGATCGCCAGTCCGTTGTCGAACACCGACGACCGCTCCGACGAGCTGGTCGCGGTCACGAACGGGGTGCACTCCAGCCCGGGCGCACCGGGGTCGGAGTACAGCGTCAACGGCAGAGACGTCAGCCTCTCCCCCACCCGGGTGCCACCGCCCGGCGCCGCCAGCGCGGTGCGGCCCTCTTGGGCACCTCGGCCGCCCATCGTCCACGACAGGTAGATCATCATGTCCGCGACAGTCGACGGCGGCATGATCGTCTCGTACCGGCCCGCCGGTAGCTCGACGGTGCGCTGCGCCCACGACAGCCTCAGCGCCAGATCGTCGAGCATCGAATCGATTGGCACGGCGGTGAAGTCGGGTGTCCCGACGCCCACCCAGGCGCTGGCTCCGTCGCGTTTGGCGTTGACCTCCACCGAACCGTTGGGCTGGGTGAAACGGCGGCGCAGACCGTTGGAGGTCGCGACGAACGTGGTCTCGAGGATGTGCCGCGCATACCCGAACAGCGTGTCGCTGCCCCGAAACCCGCGGGTCAGCCCCTGTGCCACCTCGCCGAACACCTCGGCGCCCGTGCGGGGCGTGGGGTGGTCCCAGTCGGCGGGTGCGTCCCCGCCGGGCAATGGCGGAGCGCTGTCCCGCGCGGGCGGCGCGACAGCCGCCGCCTGCTGGGACGCCGCCACCAGGTCAGTGATGGCGGCGGGGTCCACGGCGCTGGACCGGACCGATCCGACGTGGGCGTCGTCACCCTGTCGCACAATCGAAATGACGGTCGTGGTGCGGCCCGTCGACTCACCGTTGGTGGTCATCGTGTTGTTGGCCCACCGCAGCGACGCGTCGACCCGGTCGGTCACCACCACGATGGTCTCGTCTGCGCGGCCCAACCGACGTGCTTCGGCCAGCGCGATCTCGGTGACCTTCTGTGCGCCGATCATCGCTCTACCGCCCGCCCTCTTCGCGCGTGTTGAGCACATTGACACCACGGAACAGCGCCGACGGACAGCCGTGGCTGACCGCGGCTACCTGTCCGGGTTGCGCCTTCCCACAGTTGAACGCACCGCCCATCCGCCAGGTCGACTGCCCACCAACGGCTTCCATCGATCCCCAGAAGTCCGTGGTGGTCGCCTGATAGGCGACGTCGCGGACCTGGCCGTCCAACCTGCCGTCCCGGATCCGGTAGAAGCGCTGCCCGGTGAACTGAAAGTTGTAGCGCTGCATGTCGATCGACCAGCTCTTGTCCCCGACCACGTACAGTCCGTCGGACACCCGGGCGATCAGATCAGCGGTGCTGACGTCGTCGGGGCCCGGTTGCAGGGACACGTTGGCCATCCGCTGGATCGGCACATGGTGCGCGGAATCGGCGTAGGAGCAGCCGTTGGAGCGGCCGACACCGAGTCGCGGCGCGAACACCCGGTCGAGTTGATAGCCGACGAACAGTCCGTCGCGCACCAGGTCCCAGCTCTGCGCGCGCACGCCTTCGTCGTCGAAACCGACGGTGGCCAGACCGTGGGTGGCCGTCCTGTCGGCGGTCACATTCATCACCGGCGACCCGTACTGCATGCGGCCCAGCTTGTCCGGCGTCGCGAACGACGTACCCGCATAGGCGGCTTCGTAGCCGATGGCGCGGTCGTATTCGGTGGCGTGTCCGATCGACTCGTGGATGGTCAGCCACAGATTGCTCGGGTCGATGACCAGATCGCATGCGCCGGCGACCACGCTGGGCGCCTTGGCCTTCTCGGCCAGCAGCGAGGGCAGCTCGGCCAACTCCCCGGCCCAGTCCCAGACCTCGTCGCCGACGACGGCCTCCCAGCCTCGGGCCGTCGGCGGCGCCAGGGTGCGCATCGTCTCGAACGACCCGGCGGCGGCGTCGACGGTCACCGCTTCCAGATTCGGTAACACCCGCACCCGCTGCTGTGTGATCGACGAGCCGAACGTGTCGGCGTAGAACGTCTGTTCCTTGGCCATGTGCAGCCACGCCGACACATGGTCCACGCCGACGCCACCGTCGCGGCGGCCGAGCAACCTGCCGGAGTAGTCCTCGAGCACCGCCACCTTGTCTTCGGCCGCGACGGTGAACGGGTCGATGCGGTAGTCCGACACCCACGACGCGTCCCGGTAGACGGGTTCAGGGGCGAGCTCGATGCGTTCGGCGTTCAGCGGCGCCAGCGTGGTCGCCACCCGCACCGCGCGCCGCGCGGTGTCCGCCGCCGCGGCCGCGTCGAGCTCGGCGTGCGAGGCGAACCCCCATGTGCCGTCGACGATCACCCGCACCGCAAGCCCGATCTCGTAATCGGTGACGGCGGTTTCGAGCGCGCCGTCGCGCAGTTGCACGGTTTCGGTGGTGATGGCGTGGATACGGAAGTCGGCGTAGCTTGCGCCGGCCTGGGTGGCCGCGGTCAACGCCGCATCGGCAAGCGCGTGGCGAGGGAGCGCGAGGAAGTCCGCGTCGACGGTTCGGGCTGTCACGCCTTCACACCGTAGTCGGCGACCGGTCAGCGCCGGATACCGCTGGTACCCAGAATCGTGAGCTCCAGCGCCAGCGCTGCACCGCACACCACCGTGACGATGGCGAACGCCAACCAGTCCCGAAGTTTGGGTCCCGACGGGGCCGCCGAGATCTGGCCGGCGCCACCGCGCGCGGTGATGGCGTCACCCATCTCGTCGGCGCGGCGCAGCGCGACGGTGATCGCGGCGGCCAGCAGGTCCACCAGTTCGGCGGCCAACTGGCGCAGCCGCGCCCGCCCGCGCTCGTCGGAGACCTCCCTGGGCCGCAACCTCCTGGCCGCGTACAGGATGGCGAATTCGTCGAACAGCATCGGAAATGCCCTCAGCGCCAACGCAAGCGTGACCGCCCAATCGTCGACCGGTATGCGCAACGCCCGCAACGGGCGTCCGAGTTTGGCGACCGCGGGAGCCACCTCGGCGACGTTGGTTGTCCACGACACCATCGCGCCCAGACCGAGCAGCACGATGGCCAGCGAGGTGATGCGCAGGAAATTGAGCAGGCCGCCGAGACCGAGGTCGAGCGCGCCGACGCCGACGACCGGATCACCGCCGGCGAAGGCCGCGGTGAGCCCGCCCAGGAAGAGAAGGAACCATAACCACACCGGGACACCCGGCAGCACTCCACGCGGAATATGGGCGAGCCAGGCCGCCGCGACCACCAGCAGCGCAACCGCGCCGATCGGGACCCAACCCGGATAGAACGTCAGGAGCACCCCGATCGCCGCGACGATGAGAAGTTTCGATCCGGCCCAGAGTTC includes the following:
- a CDS encoding carboxymuconolactone decarboxylase family protein → MTSVELPQRLARLASLSSGDERADTLIRLTCGRALALPPVPPPADVPDERTDREAILVAFAEQFAVDVTGIGDNQRARFVEAWGDDAFRVVVAIFLADFLPRVWAGCDALGLGRPGWTAEVEIDRDADPVAKVLGGFVPAVARLHELDAVTTEVVRLRGAEAHNCRLCKSLREGHALDAGGSEELYVQIAEFESAQGLSEAHKAALRYVDALIWSPSSIDQDVVDGVRRHFSEKQMLELTLDVMRNAANKIAVAMAADAPRVAEGTERYEVDEQGQTIFA
- a CDS encoding metallopeptidase TldD-related protein, giving the protein MIGAQKVTEIALAEARRLGRADETIVVVTDRVDASLRWANNTMTTNGESTGRTTTVISIVRQGDDAHVGSVRSSAVDPAAITDLVAASQQAAAVAPPARDSAPPLPGGDAPADWDHPTPRTGAEVFGEVAQGLTRGFRGSDTLFGYARHILETTFVATSNGLRRRFTQPNGSVEVNAKRDGASAWVGVGTPDFTAVPIDSMLDDLALRLSWAQRTVELPAGRYETIMPPSTVADMMIYLSWTMGGRGAQEGRTALAAPGGGTRVGERLTSLPLTLYSDPGAPGLECTPFVTATSSSERSSVFDNGLAIDRVDWIRDGVINALAYSRAAAAEFDAPVAMGADNLLMTGGTASLQDMIAGTERGLLLSTMWYIREVDPSVLLLTGLTRDGVYLVEDGRVTAAVNNFRFNESPLDLVRRATEAGVSEVTLPREWGDWATRAQMPSLRIPDFFMSSVSQAQ
- a CDS encoding TldD/PmbA family protein translates to MTARTVDADFLALPRHALADAALTAATQAGASYADFRIHAITTETVQLRDGALETAVTDYEIGLAVRVIVDGTWGFASHAELDAAAAADTARRAVRVATTLAPLNAERIELAPEPVYRDASWVSDYRIDPFTVAAEDKVAVLEDYSGRLLGRRDGGVGVDHVSAWLHMAKEQTFYADTFGSSITQQRVRVLPNLEAVTVDAAAGSFETMRTLAPPTARGWEAVVGDEVWDWAGELAELPSLLAEKAKAPSVVAGACDLVIDPSNLWLTIHESIGHATEYDRAIGYEAAYAGTSFATPDKLGRMQYGSPVMNVTADRTATHGLATVGFDDEGVRAQSWDLVRDGLFVGYQLDRVFAPRLGVGRSNGCSYADSAHHVPIQRMANVSLQPGPDDVSTADLIARVSDGLYVVGDKSWSIDMQRYNFQFTGQRFYRIRDGRLDGQVRDVAYQATTTDFWGSMEAVGGQSTWRMGGAFNCGKAQPGQVAAVSHGCPSALFRGVNVLNTREEGGR
- a CDS encoding energy-coupling factor transporter transmembrane component T family protein, giving the protein MTAAASPRKPRRQVVLLRPVPGRTVIHELWAGSKLLIVAAIGVLLTFYPGWVPIGAVALLVVAAAWLAHIPRGVLPGVPVWLWFLLFLGGLTAAFAGGDPVVGVGALDLGLGGLLNFLRITSLAIVLLGLGAMVSWTTNVAEVAPAVAKLGRPLRALRIPVDDWAVTLALALRAFPMLFDEFAILYAARRLRPREVSDERGRARLRQLAAELVDLLAAAITVALRRADEMGDAITARGGAGQISAAPSGPKLRDWLAFAIVTVVCGAALALELTILGTSGIRR